TACGtttcacacaaaaatacttttatacatattttattacaaaggaACATTTTCTATTTTCCTCAAAATTCTGTTCGAGTTTGCTGACATCGCGGTACCGACTGTTCTTTACGTCATTTATCTGGATTCCTCAACGTGTTACTTGGACAACTATCTGACAGTTGTTGGACTAAAACGATTTATATCTGACTGAACATTGAAGaatctttgtgtatttttagGACTCTGACTGATTTTTCCGCGAGGTTGACTGATTTTGGATTGTTTTTGTAGAATAGCACGAAGGAATTGAATGTGTCAAAACTTTGCTTAACAAGTGACAAGGAGTCTTCAGTGAAGAAACACAATATCAAATGTTAGAGGAGTGAGTGCTTCctcattttcaaaaataaagttcTCCTCCTTGTCTACCTCGTGTTATGGATTTTCATCAATGATAGTGATTTATGAGGAAGGTTTAGATACTTATATATACTTACCTAAGGCAGGGCAATAGTTTGAAAATAAAGCAATATCGTACCTATAAATCTCCAAATTAATAACACCCGTAGCACTCATGATTCCGAACTTCTTGAGGACACAGAAGATGATGCAGGGTTCATCAGACTCCTGGATCTCAACCCTCTTGTTCTTAGGGTACATCTCGTTTAAGCATTGCTGTGCCACCATGTCACTCAGTTTGTCGTGGGCGTACATCACAGAAATGCGACCGTAAGCAAAACTGGACATCATGAGTAACGTGAAGACCAGGATTTCTGGAATGGAGGAAAATTTTGGGTTTTAGATGCTTGCTGACATTTATTCTATGTATTGGTAAGGGAACCTGgaaagaaacaaaacattaatatagCATGCAAATTAGCTTTTGTTATGTAGGTAGCTAAAGCTGAtcataaaataggtatatagtttttaattaaagacaGTGTAGATACTGAAAATTTGGGTGTCGTGTACtttaatatttcacaataaaCTATCCCAGATtaaacatagcccatgttcagCACAGATAGTTTAGcgtcctaacagtgaaagaagtaTTCTAATCGATTCAGTAATCCTGGATTCGAGTCGCGTCAAGCAAACGATCAAATCTGTCtatctttatacttttattagtatagatctaTCAATGGACCAAGATGCAACTGGGACAAAAAACCTTTGTGTAAAAAGTCTTATGTGTCTGGAACTTTAGTTGCTAAAGTTAGATAATTATAGTCTTAAATTACATTACCACAAGTCTCTTTATCGTTAAATAAGATGGCTAACCTAATCTAGAATACAGACAGATTACTTGGGGCTTACAAAACATTTACTAACCGTAAATAATTCTTAGAATTGGTCAGTAAATTACAGGACCCGTTTCTAGGAATAAACCTTATTCAAAGGCTTAGACTGGATCTAAAGGATATATACCTAGTTATATATGAACTAGACAATTGAAAGGTTTTTTGTGCTGACCTCCGACAATGTCAGATGTTGTCTAATTTATCATTGTTACTTTCCCGCCTCAGAGAAAACTAATTGTTTTGATAATACTGTTTGggtctaaattaattttatatgaataagGATTGTTTGAAGATTTGTATTTTAACGTTTTTTATTCATCTTTATCTGCTTCGTTTGCTTTTGAAATCATGATGAACAATGTCAGGAACTATTGGTTCGTTATCAAAAATGAGAGAAGTGTGATTGCCTATTTATCTAGAAAGGCTATATTTATACGGGTGGCCGAAGTGCTTACCATCTTTATCATAAAAACCTAGTGAACAAAGTTCTCTAATAGTAGAACTTAACATTCCGTAATATCATGCTCAAACATGCAAGTATATCAACAAGCCAACAAGAAAAAGGACCCCGTGCCTAAGCAAAGGTTACAACGCAATGTATTTGTAAACTAGCCGGGCAGTCGCGATAAAATGCACGTGACTTTACCACAGGACTGTGTACATGCATAATAGCGTTGTCTTTATAGAAATCTgtactacatatattttattgtaatgctaaagatattgtttgcttgaacgctaATCGCAAAATCAATTGGACTGATTAGAAAAATTATTCAATGTTAGACTATTTACTAAAACGTAGCCTATACCTAggttacttttaagtttttatgcccattttcaccaacaatctcttaatctaagtgccacttagaataagggctctcccaattttgacataaataactatggataagggatacctaaactttggtgaaaacgaaattcttattaagtgttccgtaaatgctcttaggggatcccttaatttaggtatttgttggtgaaaatgggcattaagGTCTTTATTTTGAGTAATGGCTGTTCCTGTTCTCTTCTGGCGGTTAGGTTTCTGTGTAACTAAGATATTTCTCTTGTATGACATAGTAGCCAGTGCCTTAAACTGCCTTACTCATAATAAAGATCCTGTCTTCAAagatttgtatgtatgtataattcgGAGCAAGTTTTGTTATAAGGGCCTAACTTTACATAGGCATGAATGCATTGGTGTAGGATAAGATTCTGAATACACCGAGCAAATGTTGTCAAACTTTAGTTCCCATTTTTGCCAACTGCAAAGATCTATGAATACTATGAATACTCAAAAGACTCCGTAAAAAGGCTTTTTGACAATACTGAGGACTGGCTAGCCGTCTAATTTTATTAGAACATCTGACAGTTAGTATTGTTGTTGTCTCCATTTTTTCAAGAACATAAAGACTGCTTGGTCAAAAGCTTCCTTCTAACGCAACTTCTTTGGTTCAAAGTGGAGTAAAATATTGTGTCTTATGTAAACATACCGCACATCTGTATTCAAAGTAGAAAACTATCAAAATAGTTTTACCctttattgtttgttacataGTCGTTGAGGACAAATGACGCGTGACCCTTTCTGGGAAAAATGTCACAAGTTAAGCGAAAGTCATACGTCATCTCTCGCCATGTGACAAGCGTGGCCGACATTCGTCCCCCAGTGAGTACAGACTTATTATCACATTTATCATAGTACAATGAACCGTTCAATGAACCGTCGCGTCTGCACGTAAGACACCAAGTAAAAGTtcctaaactaaataaaaaatctggGCAGCTTGTGTACAATCTAATGAAACCCTCAAGGCTTTGATATGCAGAGAGCGTACGTCTAAATTATGCAGGAATGTTGTAATCAAAAGCCTTCAATGAAAATGGGTCCCCGAAACGTGAGGAAAGAAATATGGTTTAATTTACATCGGCTTCATATAAAAATTCTCAAATTATTTGA
The Helicoverpa zea isolate HzStark_Cry1AcR chromosome 13, ilHelZeax1.1, whole genome shotgun sequence DNA segment above includes these coding regions:
- the LOC124635920 gene encoding uncharacterized protein LOC124635920, with the translated sequence MMSSFAYGRISVMYAHDKLSDMVAQQCLNEMYPKNKRVEIQESDEPCIIFCVLKKFGIMSATGVINLEIYRKRVKIAHQLAQRNGISDYGGTCIENAEATQHKQDVCKKAKVFNDCTHLYRILL